From a single Oreochromis niloticus isolate F11D_XX linkage group LG4, O_niloticus_UMD_NMBU, whole genome shotgun sequence genomic region:
- the LOC100700177 gene encoding SH3 and cysteine-rich domain-containing protein 2 isoform X1 → MTENNEIECDSELQRSPSNMPIQPVTSKLQRLKRSLSFKTMMRSKSVENFFQRSYSDARLPQDFITDPPPPSPPLLPGSPLVGDRSPSISPSRSPNPSISSHSPSLSLSPSLPAKPPRPQITHCFQDHIFRKPTNCQHCKHMIVGNSKQALRCKTCKMAAHLWCTSELSQQPCHGKSGAFKRNFSSPMLVTDQLAVVKEVQPSQEAPRMRVDPVYAALRYGTSLAQMSRSSFGSLSESPTRSLGEGGEEMQQRQSSMEEELTQETGDAPIPEPEIEKEVEESSEQTQTAEEKVPKRIEVHSIHTYVALYKFLPQEPNDLELHPGDRVQVTDDSNEEWWKGKCGDKVGFFPANFVQRVRPGERVWRVIQGNPGNRERGHMAVRESQICVGKREEGEVFLKLSSGKKKGLVPADSIEEI, encoded by the exons ATGACCGAAAACAATGAGATAGAGTGCGACTCGGAGCTCCAGCGCTCTCCAAGCAATATGCCCATCCAACCAGTGACTTCCAAG CTCCAGAGACTAAAACGCTCATTGTCCTTCAAGACCATGATGCGCAGTAAGAGCGTGGAGAACTTCTTCCAGAGGTCCTACAGCGATGCCCGCCTGCCCCAGGATTTCATCACTGACCCGCCGCCTCCGTCCCCTCCTCTGCTGCCTGGCTCCCCACTTGTTGGTGACCGGTCACCATCAATTTCACCATCTCGCAGCCCCAACCCCTCCATCTCCTCCCACTCGCCCTCACTCAGCCTTTCTCCATCACTGCCCGCCAAGCCTCCCCGACCCCAGATTACCCACTGTTTCCAGGACCACATCTTTCGAAAGCCCACCAACTGCCAGCATTGCAAGCACATGATAGTAG GAAACTCCAAACAAGCTCTACGGTGTAAAACGTGCAAGATGGCTGCTCACCTGTGGTGCACCTCAGAACTATCGCAGCAGCCGTGTCACGGGAAG TCGGGAGCATTCAAGCGAAACTTCAGCTCGCCGATGCTCGTCACTGACCAGTTGGCTGTCGTCAAGGAAGTTCAGCCAAGCCAAG AGGCACCGCGGATGCGAGTAGACCCTGTGTATGCCGCCTTGCGCTACGGGACGTCCTTGGCACAGATGAGTCGCTCCAGTTTTGGCAGCTTGTCAGAATCACCAACACGCAGCTTG ggggagggaggagaggagatgCAGCAGAGACAGTCCAGCATGGAGGAAGAGTTAACTCAGGAAACAGGGG ACGCTCCTATCCCTGAGCCAGAGATCGAAAAGGAGGTAGAAGAGAGCAGCGAACAGACTCAGACTGCAGAGGAGAAG GTGCCCAAGCGCATTGAAGTCCACTCTATCCACACCTATGTAGCGCTCTACAAGTTTCTGCCTCAGGAACCAAATGACCTGGAACTACA TCCTGGTGATCGGGTGCAGGTCACTGACGACTCTAATGAGGAGTGGTGGAAG GGTAAATGTGGCGACAAAGTTGGTTTTTTCCCTGCTAACTTTGTGCAAAGGGTCCGACCCGGAGAGAGAGTGTGGCGGGTTATTCAGGGTAATCCCGGCAACCGAGAGAGAGGACACATGGCTGTGAGGGAATCCCAG ATTTGTGTGGGGAAACGAGAAGAGGGTGAGGTGTTTCTAAAGCTGAGCAGTGGAAAGAAGAAAGGGCTGGTCCCAGCTGATTCCATAGAGGAGATTTGA
- the LOC100700177 gene encoding SH3 and cysteine-rich domain-containing protein 2 isoform X2 gives MTENNEIECDSELQRSPSNMPIQPVTSKLQRLKRSLSFKTMMRSKSVENFFQRSYSDARLPQDFITDPPPPSPPLLPGSPLVGDRSPSISPSRSPNPSISSHSPSLSLSPSLPAKPPRPQITHCFQDHIFRKPTNCQHCKHMIVGNSKQALRCKTCKMAAHLWCTSELSQQPCHGKSGAFKRNFSSPMLVTDQLAVVKEVQPSQDAPIPEPEIEKEVEESSEQTQTAEEKVPKRIEVHSIHTYVALYKFLPQEPNDLELHPGDRVQVTDDSNEEWWKGKCGDKVGFFPANFVQRVRPGERVWRVIQGNPGNRERGHMAVRESQICVGKREEGEVFLKLSSGKKKGLVPADSIEEI, from the exons ATGACCGAAAACAATGAGATAGAGTGCGACTCGGAGCTCCAGCGCTCTCCAAGCAATATGCCCATCCAACCAGTGACTTCCAAG CTCCAGAGACTAAAACGCTCATTGTCCTTCAAGACCATGATGCGCAGTAAGAGCGTGGAGAACTTCTTCCAGAGGTCCTACAGCGATGCCCGCCTGCCCCAGGATTTCATCACTGACCCGCCGCCTCCGTCCCCTCCTCTGCTGCCTGGCTCCCCACTTGTTGGTGACCGGTCACCATCAATTTCACCATCTCGCAGCCCCAACCCCTCCATCTCCTCCCACTCGCCCTCACTCAGCCTTTCTCCATCACTGCCCGCCAAGCCTCCCCGACCCCAGATTACCCACTGTTTCCAGGACCACATCTTTCGAAAGCCCACCAACTGCCAGCATTGCAAGCACATGATAGTAG GAAACTCCAAACAAGCTCTACGGTGTAAAACGTGCAAGATGGCTGCTCACCTGTGGTGCACCTCAGAACTATCGCAGCAGCCGTGTCACGGGAAG TCGGGAGCATTCAAGCGAAACTTCAGCTCGCCGATGCTCGTCACTGACCAGTTGGCTGTCGTCAAGGAAGTTCAGCCAAGCCAAG ACGCTCCTATCCCTGAGCCAGAGATCGAAAAGGAGGTAGAAGAGAGCAGCGAACAGACTCAGACTGCAGAGGAGAAG GTGCCCAAGCGCATTGAAGTCCACTCTATCCACACCTATGTAGCGCTCTACAAGTTTCTGCCTCAGGAACCAAATGACCTGGAACTACA TCCTGGTGATCGGGTGCAGGTCACTGACGACTCTAATGAGGAGTGGTGGAAG GGTAAATGTGGCGACAAAGTTGGTTTTTTCCCTGCTAACTTTGTGCAAAGGGTCCGACCCGGAGAGAGAGTGTGGCGGGTTATTCAGGGTAATCCCGGCAACCGAGAGAGAGGACACATGGCTGTGAGGGAATCCCAG ATTTGTGTGGGGAAACGAGAAGAGGGTGAGGTGTTTCTAAAGCTGAGCAGTGGAAAGAAGAAAGGGCTGGTCCCAGCTGATTCCATAGAGGAGATTTGA